From a single Solanum dulcamara chromosome 4, daSolDulc1.2, whole genome shotgun sequence genomic region:
- the LOC129887554 gene encoding pentatricopeptide repeat-containing protein At1g26900, mitochondrial, whose translation MNIVVNSYCSYLLRQNFKQLSRHFSTFSSDQNLISQLQSCNKISEITQFQALMVKTGQDQIPFTLSKLLACSIQYTHYTSSIFKYVKNPNLYMYNTMLRSYSISDDPQKGLVFFNYMRAQIVVLDQFAFVSVLRSCMRLLEKWTGQAVHAVVLRSGFDLFLDLKNTLLNFYCVRGEIRCAHKLFDEFSKRDLVSWNTLMGGYLCVHNCSAVLGLFVELGRDGISASVTTMLCVLSAIGELKIALAGESLHGYCIKIGSCHNLKVLTALISMYGKSGCVCSGRSLFDEAYQKDVVLWNCLINGYAKNGLLEEALSLLRQMKVQRLKPNSSTLAGLLSSCDSSGALNMGEYIQNFVEDQELALDPVHGTALIDMYAKCGLLGKAVNVFDNMETKDVKCWTAMIMGYGVHGEAKDAIALFHRMEDEGFRPNEVTFLAVFSACSHGGLVAEGISHFRKMVLEYGLTPKIEHYGCLIDILGRAGLLETARELIKGLPIEGDATAWRALLAACRLHGGVELGEQVKKELEQRFGEHPADSLLLNSTYAIAGILPKERDMLEVKEGKLEKEVGSSLSGKKEAGCSSIELCDNGRDFLSRVKYASS comes from the coding sequence ATGAACATAGTCGTTAATTCCTACTGTTCTTATCTTCTAAGACAAAACTTCAAACAATTATCAAGACATTTTTCCACATTTTCTTCAGATCAAAATCTCATTTCTCAGTTACAATCATGCAATAAAATCTCTGAAATCACTCAATTTCAAGCCTTAATGGTCAAAACTGGTCAAGACCAAATTCCTTTCACACTAAGCAAACTCCTCGCATGTTCAATTCAATATACACATTATACATCTTCAATTTTCAAGTACGTAAAAAACCCAAATCTGTATATGTACAATACCATGCTTCGTAGCTATTCAATCAGTGATGACCCACAAAAGGGTCTTGTGTTTTTCAACTATATGAGGGCACAAATTGTTGTTCTTGATCAATTTGCTTTTGTTTCTGTGCTTAGATCTTGTATGCGTTTATTGGAGAAATGGACAGGTCAAGCTGTTCATGCAGTTGTTTTGAGATCTGGGTTTGATTTGTTTCTTGATTTGAAGAATAcccttttgaatttttattgtgTTCGTGGGGAAATCCGTTGTGCCCACAAACTGTTCGATGAATTTTCGAAGAGGGATTTGGTTTCCTGGAACACCTTGATGGGTGGTTATCTTTGTGTACATAATTGTTCTGCTGTTTTGGGCTTGTTTGTAGAGTTGGGTAGGGATGGTATTTCTGCTAGTGTCACGACGATGTTGTGTGTTTTGTCTGCGATTGGTGAGTTAAAGATTGCTTTGGCAGGGGAATCCCTGCATGGTTATTGCATAAAGATTGGATCTTGCCATAATTTGAAGGTGTTAACTGCCTTGATATCTATGTATGGGAAGAGTGGTTGTGTGTGTTCAGGCCGTAGTCTATTTGATGAAGCTTATCAGAAAGATGTTGTTTTGTGGAACTGTTTGATAAATGGATATGCTAAAAATGGATTGCTGGAAGAGGCATTGTCTCTATTGAGGCAAATGAAGGTTCAAAGATTGAAGCCGAATTCGTCAACCTTGGCAGGTTTGCTTTCTTCTTGTGACTCCTCCGGAGCTCTTAATATGGGTGAATATATTCAGAACTTTGTAGAAGACCAGGAATTAGCTTTGGATCCAGTCCATGGCACGGCGTTGATCGATATGTATGCTAAGTGTGGGTTGCTTGGGAAGGCAGTTAATGTTTTTGACAATATGGAGACTAAAGATGTGAAGTGTTGGACAGCAATGATAATGGGTTACGGGGTACACGGGGAGGCAAAAGATGCTATTGCACTCTTCCACAGAATGGAGGATGAAGGTTTTAGGCCGAATGAAGTGACTTTCTTGGCAGTATTTAGTGCTTGTAGTCATGGAGGACTGGTGGCAGAGGGCATCAGTCATTTTAGAAAAATGGTCCTGGAATATGGCTTGACTCCTAAAATTGAGCATTATGGATGTTTGATTGATATATTAGGTCGTGCTGGACTGCTTGAAACAGCACGAGAACTAATAAAAGGTTTGCCCATTGAAGGGGATGCTACTGCATGGCGTGCATTACTAGCAGCATGCAGACTCCATGGTGGTGTTGAGTTGGGTGAACAAGTGAAAAAAGAACTAGAACAGAGATTTGGCGAACACCCTGCTGATTCACTACTTCTGAACAGTACTTATGCCATCGCTGGGATATTGCCCAAGGAGAGAGACATGCTAGAGGTGAAGGAAGGTAAATTAGAAAAAGAGGTGGGATCTTCTCTCAGTGGGAAGAAGGAAGCTGGATGCAGCTCAATTGAATTATGTGATAATGGTCGGGATTTTCTTAGCAGGGTGAAGTACGCTAGTTCCTAG